A stretch of Nitrospirota bacterium DNA encodes these proteins:
- a CDS encoding enoyl-CoA hydratase/isomerase family protein — MPNVLTETNGSVLKITFNRPDALNAINQATARELDEAVATLAGDPEVKVGLFTGAGDKAFVAGADVKEIPIGDPAKSRAFIERMQKVTREIETCRKPTIAAINGFALGGGMEVALACSIRIASEKAKMGLPEINLGIMPGWGGTQRLARLVGVGRAMHLTLTGDFVTAQEALAMGLVTKVVPPEKLAEEADTLAAKLAQKAGPAMAAILQAVKESMELPTSKGLELESRLFEYLSTTQEAAEGVKAFIEKRKA; from the coding sequence TTGCCGAATGTTCTGACCGAAACGAATGGCTCCGTTCTCAAGATCACCTTCAACCGGCCCGACGCCCTCAATGCCATCAATCAGGCCACGGCCAGGGAATTGGATGAGGCCGTCGCCACGCTGGCGGGCGATCCGGAGGTCAAGGTTGGGCTCTTTACCGGGGCGGGAGACAAAGCCTTTGTGGCGGGCGCGGACGTGAAGGAGATTCCCATCGGCGATCCGGCGAAATCCCGCGCGTTCATCGAGCGGATGCAGAAGGTGACGCGAGAAATTGAAACGTGCCGGAAGCCGACCATCGCGGCGATCAACGGGTTCGCGTTGGGAGGAGGGATGGAAGTTGCGCTCGCCTGTTCCATCCGGATTGCATCGGAGAAGGCGAAAATGGGATTGCCGGAAATCAACCTCGGAATCATGCCCGGTTGGGGAGGCACCCAGCGGCTTGCGCGTCTCGTCGGCGTGGGGAGGGCGATGCACCTGACATTGACCGGTGATTTCGTCACCGCCCAGGAAGCCCTTGCGATGGGATTGGTCACGAAAGTCGTCCCGCCGGAAAAATTGGCGGAAGAGGCGGACACTCTTGCGGCGAAACTGGCGCAGAAGGCCGGTCCCGCCATGGCGGCCATCCTCCAGGCCGTTAAGGAGAGTATGGAACTCCCGACCTCGAAGGGACTGGAACTGGAATCCCGCCTGTTCGAATACCTCTCCACGACCCAGGAAGCGGCGGAGGGCGTGAAGGCGTTCATC